The following proteins are encoded in a genomic region of Verrucomicrobiota bacterium:
- a CDS encoding heme-binding domain-containing protein has protein sequence MHKSLGEMMQLRFQIPMKKIFKITGLILLIVFLGIQFVPVDRTNPPEIADSEIPDEVKAILKAKCYDCHSNEVTWPWYSYIAPISWKVAEHVKDGRGEVNYSKWDTYSSDKQEEKAGETFDEVLDGDMPIESYLWIHRNAKVTEEEIDIIDLWSAGEL, from the coding sequence ATGCATAAGTCTCTAGGAGAAATGATGCAACTGCGTTTCCAAATTCCCATGAAGAAGATTTTCAAAATAACCGGTCTCATCCTGCTAATCGTATTCCTCGGCATCCAATTCGTTCCTGTCGATCGCACGAATCCTCCGGAGATTGCCGATTCCGAAATTCCCGACGAAGTAAAAGCCATCCTCAAAGCCAAGTGCTACGACTGCCATTCGAACGAAGTTACCTGGCCCTGGTATTCTTACATTGCTCCCATTTCCTGGAAAGTAGCCGAACATGTCAAAGACGGCCGCGGCGAGGTGAACTACTCCAAATGGGATACCTATTCATCGGACAAGCAGGAAGAAAAAGCAGGTGAAACCTTTGATGAAGTGCTCGATGGGGACATGCCCATAGAAAGCTACCTTTGGATTCACCGAAATGCGAAAGTCACCGAAGAGGAAATCGATATCATCGACCTCTGGTCAGCGGGTGAATTGTAG
- a CDS encoding DUF3450 family protein has translation MPLFRLPPLLLQIVLVFPLLGGFLYADTVGDIAETRENLLEVVRLRESLSNEKRAWREQKELMEGQLALDTQALSILEAALNELRPQLESIQSETTRLTTDLEASDELVNFWTGKLEILKQRVSNVFAGFPPSLKLDLNANLRDVLTLDYSKDSADLKQVFDLCLDIITEANEFHQSIHLLTEVNDLGDGQRREFSVVYLGLSGGYYFSEKSGLAGIILRDGNDWNWVEDNELLDDLLSLGAVLSGQEAPRYLALPMPTEGSVQ, from the coding sequence ATGCCTCTTTTTCGTCTTCCACCCCTATTACTCCAGATCGTTTTAGTTTTTCCACTCCTCGGGGGTTTCCTATATGCCGATACGGTTGGGGACATAGCCGAGACGCGGGAGAATTTATTGGAGGTGGTCAGGCTGCGCGAATCGCTGTCGAATGAGAAACGAGCCTGGCGCGAGCAAAAGGAATTGATGGAAGGGCAACTGGCACTCGATACCCAGGCACTCAGTATTCTGGAGGCAGCGCTTAACGAACTGAGGCCCCAGTTGGAAAGCATCCAATCCGAAACAACTCGCTTAACCACTGACCTGGAAGCCTCCGATGAATTAGTTAATTTTTGGACGGGTAAACTGGAGATTTTGAAACAACGCGTTTCAAACGTGTTTGCAGGATTTCCGCCAAGCCTCAAGCTCGACCTCAATGCGAATTTAAGGGATGTCCTGACGCTGGATTATTCGAAAGATTCTGCTGACCTAAAGCAGGTGTTCGACCTTTGCCTGGATATTATTACTGAGGCGAATGAATTCCATCAATCGATTCACCTGCTAACAGAAGTAAACGATTTGGGAGACGGTCAGCGTAGAGAATTTAGTGTCGTTTATCTTGGCCTTTCGGGAGGTTATTATTTTTCCGAAAAATCAGGCTTGGCTGGGATCATCCTACGGGACGGTAACGACTGGAATTGGGTGGAGGATAATGAACTGCTCGACGATTTGCTTAGTTTGGGCGCGGTGCTATCCGGACAGGAGGCACCTCGCTATTTGGCACTACCCATGCCGACAGAAGGGAGTGTTCAATGA
- a CDS encoding MotA/TolQ/ExbB proton channel family protein → MRSLIPCFILFIVSSAFSGAETLEEALAWSREELTAVRKELSEQRDKIVDEKLPIARELREIREKLVEEQKNKRFLDAQQEGGNFELDQLKSRQSTSKELAGYLGSQAIRFRQNFESDLVVGERYSYVDTLLSTGAQAGTSPIKHAEAQWEVIEASLNRLDRLPGGTKFETEAVSDTGVLVGGSAIQFGPLVFFKGANDNVVGNLAASESLQPQIRSLDDNHKAAVRGLFAGNEVLIPVDPTLGQAALIQQESVSFMEHLALGGFWMIPICLFGLLAFLTSIFKWISIQRVRLPSILEFEELRNLSPDKLNNEYKSDSRRLVASLIAVKDVSPDIQSAELDVAYQEFKFNMNRWLPIIALTAGVSPLLGLLGTVTGMIKTFQLISLFGAGDAKLLSSGISEALITTEFGLVVAIPALVLHAFLQRRVKKILVGSATLMEQVSRGVEW, encoded by the coding sequence ATGAGATCTCTAATCCCTTGTTTCATTTTGTTTATTGTTTCTTCCGCTTTTAGTGGAGCTGAAACGCTTGAAGAAGCACTTGCCTGGAGTCGCGAAGAATTAACGGCGGTTCGAAAAGAATTGTCGGAGCAGCGTGACAAGATCGTTGATGAAAAGCTTCCGATTGCTCGTGAACTTCGGGAGATTCGTGAGAAGCTGGTAGAAGAACAGAAAAATAAACGCTTTCTGGATGCTCAGCAGGAAGGCGGAAACTTTGAGTTGGACCAGCTAAAGTCCAGGCAAAGCACATCAAAGGAATTAGCGGGTTACCTGGGGAGCCAGGCAATTCGGTTTCGACAAAACTTCGAATCGGACCTGGTTGTGGGTGAGCGGTATTCCTATGTGGATACTTTATTGTCGACTGGAGCCCAAGCAGGGACCTCTCCGATCAAGCATGCCGAGGCTCAATGGGAGGTGATAGAAGCATCTTTGAATCGCCTGGATCGTTTGCCTGGCGGTACGAAGTTTGAAACGGAAGCTGTTTCAGATACGGGTGTGTTGGTTGGAGGTTCGGCAATACAATTCGGACCGTTGGTGTTTTTCAAAGGAGCGAACGATAATGTGGTTGGCAACCTGGCGGCGAGTGAGAGTTTGCAACCACAGATACGAAGCCTGGATGATAACCATAAAGCAGCCGTTCGCGGATTGTTTGCAGGTAATGAAGTTCTGATCCCGGTGGATCCTACCTTGGGTCAGGCCGCTTTGATTCAACAGGAATCTGTATCGTTTATGGAGCACCTGGCTTTGGGTGGATTTTGGATGATTCCTATCTGTCTTTTTGGGCTTCTTGCATTCTTAACCAGCATCTTCAAATGGATCTCGATACAGCGGGTCAGGCTTCCAAGTATTCTGGAGTTTGAGGAATTGCGAAACCTATCCCCGGATAAGTTAAATAACGAATATAAGAGTGATAGCAGGCGGTTGGTCGCCAGCCTTATTGCGGTAAAAGATGTGTCCCCGGATATTCAATCCGCTGAGCTGGATGTGGCTTACCAGGAATTTAAGTTCAATATGAATCGATGGCTCCCGATCATTGCACTGACTGCTGGCGTTTCTCCTTTGTTGGGTTTGTTGGGTACCGTAACCGGGATGATTAAAACTTTTCAGCTTATCAGTTTGTTTGGTGCGGGAGACGCAAAGCTACTTTCCAGTGGAATATCGGAAGCGTTAATAACTACCGAGTTTGGTTTGGTTGTGGCGATTCCTGCCCTGGTGTTGCACGCATTTTTGCAACGACGCGTAAAAAAGATCCTGGTTGGTTCAGCCACTTTAATGGAGCAGGTGAGTAGGGGAGTTGAATGGTAG
- a CDS encoding MotA/TolQ/ExbB proton channel family protein has product MAFQNITDYIDKGGWMMVPLLVLGALLFTMQLRALLYLHFSVGNEHEVSFERRLRYLKVLTGIAPLLGLLGTVAGMLKTFRGLASKGISYTENLVAVGISEALVTTQMGLSIGVIGLTGIMLYRHFHEKYLLREYKGTVNRLRGFQAGGAR; this is encoded by the coding sequence ATGGCATTTCAAAATATTACAGATTACATTGATAAAGGAGGTTGGATGATGGTCCCGTTGCTGGTTCTCGGTGCGCTGCTGTTTACGATGCAGTTGAGAGCATTGCTTTACTTGCACTTTAGCGTTGGGAATGAACATGAAGTGTCGTTTGAGCGACGCCTCAGGTATCTGAAAGTGCTGACCGGGATTGCGCCTTTGTTGGGGCTATTGGGAACGGTGGCCGGTATGTTGAAAACGTTTCGTGGGTTGGCGAGCAAAGGAATTTCCTACACAGAGAACCTGGTGGCAGTTGGAATCTCTGAAGCGTTGGTAACAACGCAAATGGGATTGTCCATCGGCGTGATCGGATTAACCGGCATCATGCTTTACCGGCATTTTCATGAGAAGTACCTCCTGCGTGAATACAAAGGAACTGTGAATCGATTGCGAGGATTTCAAGCGGGAGGGGCTCGATGA
- a CDS encoding biopolymer transporter ExbD: MKKAWSSDLEEESGEGINISPLIDIVFILLLFFIVTSVFVQETGVEIERPQSSQSVALDRESIYLAVSEDLKIYYGGAEIGLQGIVPTLERLHPEEDQPVIIQVDGRVPTRFLVEVIDEIKRAGIEVVNVATIERT, translated from the coding sequence ATGAAAAAAGCCTGGTCATCCGATTTGGAAGAAGAGAGCGGTGAAGGTATCAATATATCTCCTCTCATCGACATCGTATTTATTTTGTTACTTTTCTTTATTGTGACTTCGGTGTTCGTACAGGAAACGGGAGTGGAAATTGAGCGTCCTCAATCGAGTCAGTCAGTTGCGCTCGATCGTGAGAGTATTTATCTGGCAGTAAGTGAAGATCTTAAGATTTACTATGGTGGAGCTGAGATTGGTCTTCAAGGCATCGTGCCCACGTTGGAGCGTCTTCACCCGGAGGAGGATCAACCGGTCATTATCCAGGTGGACGGGCGTGTGCCGACCCGTTTTCTTGTGGAAGTAATTGACGAGATTAAACGGGCTGGGATCGAAGTGGTGAATGTGGCCACCATTGAACGAACATGA
- a CDS encoding tetratricopeptide repeat protein gives MKAIIKEFLIWICLVCLCQFPVLALDELPFILPTDPDGWREDDFEKRFKGSYGINSYLEPELDVDNFNVYEGVLAFLDNSEGAITFITNSMATLEEQGIEVSASLHFLLGNFFFESDEHDLAEEQYILAIHKHPNFLRAYENLGYSFMQNDQNEKALPVLLKALELGSNDSQIHGLIGFLYLDKELYLSALSAFESAMLFNPRNNTWRFGIFQSLINLNRNDSALGVAEEILLFDPDNPVNWQNVASLLMRLNREDEVISHVEMVHQLGGSSYRTHRLLGNLYFNREMVEQANLEFKVMIDLASEAADLEDVLEVCEGMLYFGFVEEAQSLFGKLTNKGTELGLVIDPESTDMIQAMFYMEDGRLDQAETIFLRVLNANPAQPRALLFLAQILVQQRDFDQAGIYFELAQMYPEVSYNAYYAHAQLLLGLEQREEALAKLRQAQSIDASDELSEIISSLEETGRLIR, from the coding sequence ATGAAAGCGATTATAAAAGAGTTTCTCATCTGGATCTGTTTGGTCTGCCTGTGCCAGTTCCCGGTTTTGGCACTGGATGAGCTCCCTTTTATATTGCCCACGGATCCTGATGGTTGGAGAGAGGATGACTTTGAGAAACGATTTAAGGGCAGCTATGGGATCAATTCCTACCTGGAGCCAGAGTTGGATGTCGATAATTTTAATGTGTATGAAGGCGTGCTGGCGTTTCTCGATAATAGTGAGGGAGCGATTACTTTCATCACAAACTCGATGGCGACATTGGAGGAACAGGGAATTGAAGTCAGTGCTTCCTTACACTTCTTGCTCGGGAATTTCTTCTTTGAAAGTGACGAGCATGATCTGGCGGAGGAGCAATATATTTTGGCGATCCATAAGCATCCGAATTTTCTGAGAGCGTATGAAAATCTTGGGTACTCGTTTATGCAGAACGACCAGAATGAAAAAGCACTTCCTGTTTTGCTCAAGGCACTCGAGCTCGGGAGTAATGATTCCCAGATTCACGGGTTGATCGGATTTCTCTACCTCGATAAAGAATTGTATTTAAGTGCATTGTCCGCCTTCGAATCGGCCATGCTTTTCAATCCTAGAAACAATACCTGGCGGTTTGGGATATTTCAAAGTCTTATCAATTTGAACCGCAATGACAGTGCTCTGGGCGTCGCGGAGGAGATACTATTGTTTGATCCGGACAATCCTGTTAATTGGCAAAATGTGGCCAGTTTGCTGATGCGGCTTAACCGGGAGGATGAAGTAATATCCCATGTGGAAATGGTTCATCAATTAGGTGGTTCCAGTTATCGAACTCATCGTTTGCTGGGCAATCTGTATTTTAATCGAGAGATGGTTGAGCAGGCGAACCTGGAGTTCAAAGTAATGATCGACTTGGCCAGCGAGGCCGCTGACCTGGAAGATGTATTGGAGGTTTGTGAGGGCATGCTGTATTTTGGTTTTGTAGAGGAAGCTCAGAGCTTGTTTGGAAAGCTTACCAACAAAGGGACGGAACTTGGATTAGTCATCGATCCGGAGTCAACTGATATGATCCAGGCCATGTTCTACATGGAAGATGGACGATTGGACCAGGCGGAAACAATTTTTCTTCGAGTCTTGAATGCGAATCCGGCGCAGCCCAGGGCACTTTTGTTTCTAGCACAAATTTTAGTTCAACAAAGGGATTTCGACCAGGCCGGTATATATTTTGAACTGGCCCAGATGTATCCGGAAGTCAGCTATAATGCATACTATGCCCATGCGCAGCTACTGCTTGGGCTGGAACAAAGAGAAGAGGCCTTGGCAAAACTGAGGCAGGCTCAATCCATCGATGCCAGCGATGAACTTTCTGAGATTATCTCCTCCTTGGAAGAGACGGGTCGTTTGATCCGGTGA
- a CDS encoding DEAD/DEAH box helicase produces MDTPAFSELGLEPELIKAIDKLGYESPSPIQALTIPLLLSGKDVVGLSETGSGKTAAFGLPALQMIDTSVKATQVLILCPTRELTVQVCEEIHKLGSHVKNLAAIPVYGGAPIDRQIRYLKQGSHIVVGTPGRLMDHMERGTLDLSQTRMIILDEADRMLDMGFRDDMEHILGQAPKERQTLFFSATMNKGVERLIEHFGNEPEQVRIHRKTLTVSTVEQFYFEVRNRSKIEVVSRLLDIDPPRLAIIFCNTKRMVDECCDALINRGYSADRIHGDITQIGRERVLKKFRGGQVEILVATDVAARGLDIDEVDAVFNYDLPQDPEDYVHRIGRTGRAGREGKAYSFVFGKDIYRLGSIERYTKHTIQRSKIPSQEDIEGKKADVILELVKSKLEAGDFKNYGDWMDRLHDQGHTTTDIASALLSLLREQKGRDGEAIAEDTELLKPERSRSSSSGRPEQRKRSYSRGKSGGGGSRFSRERGSDSSDRRSSDRPRSDRPRPDRSKSERPATDRPRFERPSSGGPRSDGPRTERPRPERPSSSDRPKPAFRPKTAFRPKTDSAPKPGGHPFGERKVGDKRTKKNRTDKDKGKPSWSKRTSR; encoded by the coding sequence ATGGACACACCTGCATTTTCCGAACTGGGCCTCGAACCCGAATTAATTAAGGCCATCGATAAGCTCGGTTACGAGAGCCCATCTCCAATCCAAGCTTTGACCATACCGCTCCTATTGAGCGGAAAAGACGTGGTTGGCTTGTCCGAAACGGGTTCCGGAAAAACGGCTGCATTCGGACTTCCGGCACTGCAGATGATCGACACTTCCGTGAAAGCGACTCAAGTATTGATCCTGTGCCCCACACGCGAACTGACAGTTCAGGTGTGTGAGGAAATCCACAAGCTGGGGTCGCATGTTAAAAATCTGGCTGCTATCCCCGTGTATGGCGGAGCACCTATTGACCGGCAAATTCGTTATTTAAAACAAGGTTCCCACATCGTAGTCGGCACCCCGGGACGTCTCATGGATCACATGGAACGCGGCACTCTCGACTTGAGCCAGACTCGAATGATTATTCTCGATGAAGCGGACCGCATGTTGGACATGGGATTTCGCGACGATATGGAGCACATTCTTGGACAAGCACCCAAGGAACGACAAACGCTATTTTTCTCAGCAACGATGAACAAAGGCGTTGAACGCCTCATCGAACATTTCGGTAACGAGCCTGAGCAGGTGCGCATTCATCGGAAAACCCTGACAGTTTCCACCGTTGAGCAGTTTTACTTTGAAGTACGCAATCGTTCAAAAATTGAAGTCGTATCCCGACTCCTCGATATTGACCCGCCTAGACTGGCCATTATCTTTTGTAACACCAAACGCATGGTAGATGAATGCTGCGATGCACTGATCAACCGAGGCTATTCTGCGGACCGAATTCATGGTGATATTACCCAAATTGGCCGTGAAAGAGTGTTGAAAAAATTTAGAGGCGGACAGGTAGAGATTCTAGTAGCAACGGATGTGGCTGCCAGAGGTCTGGATATCGATGAAGTAGATGCCGTGTTTAACTACGACCTTCCTCAGGATCCCGAAGATTACGTTCATCGTATTGGTCGGACAGGGCGCGCGGGCCGTGAAGGGAAAGCCTACAGTTTTGTTTTCGGTAAAGACATTTACCGCCTAGGCTCAATCGAGCGTTACACCAAACACACCATTCAAAGATCGAAAATCCCATCCCAGGAAGACATCGAAGGGAAAAAGGCCGACGTGATCCTGGAACTGGTGAAGAGCAAATTGGAAGCCGGTGATTTTAAAAACTATGGCGATTGGATGGACAGGCTCCATGACCAGGGTCACACTACCACCGATATCGCCAGCGCGTTGCTTTCATTGTTAAGAGAACAAAAAGGACGCGACGGGGAAGCAATCGCCGAGGATACAGAACTCTTAAAACCCGAACGCAGTCGGTCGTCCTCATCCGGTAGACCTGAACAACGCAAACGCTCCTACTCCAGGGGAAAATCAGGAGGTGGAGGCTCCAGGTTTTCACGCGAGCGAGGAAGTGATTCTTCGGACCGACGTTCCTCAGACCGCCCTCGTTCGGATCGCCCTCGTCCAGATCGTTCCAAGTCAGAGCGTCCGGCCACAGACAGACCGCGTTTTGAACGCCCTTCGTCCGGCGGACCTCGTTCCGATGGACCTCGCACAGAACGGCCTCGCCCTGAAAGACCATCTTCTTCAGACAGACCAAAGCCAGCCTTTCGCCCAAAGACAGCCTTTCGCCCAAAGACAGATTCAGCGCCTAAACCCGGCGGTCATCCGTTCGGTGAGAGAAAAGTGGGTGATAAACGCACCAAGAAAAATCGCACCGACAAAGACAAAGGCAAACCGTCCTGGAGTAAGCGTACCAGTCGCTGA
- a CDS encoding GH3 auxin-responsive promoter family protein, translated as MNRLILWVIHLKMLLIRFCLWKPFLKKLSQPEASQKVLLRKILQTNKDTEFGRQYGFESIREFSEYAAKVPIHQYEELRPYLDRQESGKVHVLCSEHPVMYAQTSGTTSRPKLIPILPKTVSNYQASQQIFSYASYSTIPGLYDGRILAIVSPAIEGVLPTGTPYGSMSGLIYESMPRLLRSKYILPVEVFAIEDYATKYYILAAFALSVRDISFIASANPSTFLKIASVIWKNSASLIHDISTGTISGVDTLDPEKKDKIKAAFHKNEARARELDTLFGRPLPPKSDQVWPQLKAIFTWLGGSCHVYVPTLRNLLHEDVRIIEMGYLASEFRGSITVDSRNNHAVPAIHENFYEFADRLEWESGKKDTQTIEKVVPGKEYYIITTTQSGLYRYFINDVVVFGELYQKTPTLKFLEKGSGVTNLTGEKLHENQVNEAMTQIFQFHGISYTFFLLLACEETRRYHLFIEERAAFISDIASELDSILTYSNIEYKSKRASGRLHAPDLTLLRKGTGDTYKRHCLQSGQREAQFKYLCLQYKNKQSFDFTPYFLLSSDQSSLH; from the coding sequence ATGAACAGGCTAATTCTGTGGGTCATTCATTTGAAAATGCTTCTCATCCGTTTTTGCCTGTGGAAACCGTTCCTCAAGAAATTGTCCCAACCGGAAGCCAGCCAGAAAGTACTTCTTCGCAAAATACTGCAAACGAACAAAGATACCGAATTCGGCAGGCAATACGGGTTTGAGAGCATCCGGGAATTTTCCGAATACGCGGCGAAAGTACCGATCCATCAATACGAGGAATTGAGGCCCTACCTGGACCGGCAGGAATCGGGAAAAGTTCATGTACTCTGTTCAGAGCATCCTGTTATGTATGCTCAGACCAGCGGCACCACCTCAAGACCGAAACTAATCCCAATCCTGCCAAAAACCGTTTCCAACTACCAGGCCAGTCAGCAAATATTTTCCTACGCAAGCTATTCCACCATTCCAGGTCTCTACGACGGAAGAATTCTTGCCATTGTCAGCCCGGCCATCGAAGGGGTCCTGCCAACCGGGACACCCTATGGTTCCATGTCCGGTCTGATTTATGAAAGCATGCCTCGGCTGCTTCGCTCGAAATATATCCTTCCCGTCGAGGTATTTGCCATCGAAGACTACGCTACAAAATACTATATCCTTGCCGCTTTCGCTTTGTCGGTGAGAGACATTTCGTTCATTGCTTCTGCTAATCCCTCCACTTTTTTAAAAATCGCCAGTGTTATATGGAAGAACTCGGCCTCCCTGATTCACGATATTAGTACCGGTACCATCTCCGGCGTTGATACGCTGGACCCGGAAAAGAAGGATAAAATCAAAGCGGCATTCCACAAAAACGAGGCTCGTGCTCGCGAGCTGGATACGCTCTTTGGCCGACCTTTGCCACCGAAGTCCGATCAAGTCTGGCCCCAACTGAAGGCCATCTTCACTTGGCTAGGCGGCAGTTGCCACGTATATGTGCCCACTCTCAGAAACTTGCTCCATGAGGATGTCCGCATTATTGAAATGGGATACCTGGCCAGTGAATTCCGAGGCAGCATCACAGTGGATTCCCGCAACAACCACGCCGTTCCCGCCATCCACGAGAACTTCTATGAATTTGCCGATCGCTTGGAGTGGGAGTCCGGGAAGAAAGATACACAAACCATTGAGAAAGTTGTGCCAGGCAAGGAATACTATATCATTACCACCACCCAGTCCGGACTTTACCGGTATTTCATTAACGACGTGGTCGTTTTTGGAGAACTTTACCAGAAAACTCCAACCTTGAAGTTCCTGGAAAAAGGCTCCGGAGTCACCAACCTCACTGGAGAAAAACTACACGAAAACCAGGTCAATGAGGCCATGACACAAATCTTTCAATTCCATGGGATCAGCTATACGTTTTTTCTCTTACTCGCCTGCGAAGAAACCAGGAGGTATCACCTGTTCATTGAAGAACGGGCCGCTTTTATTTCCGATATAGCCTCCGAGCTCGATTCCATCCTTACCTATTCCAATATCGAGTACAAAAGCAAAAGAGCCAGTGGTCGCTTGCACGCTCCGGATCTAACTCTGTTGCGCAAGGGAACAGGAGACACCTACAAGAGACACTGCCTCCAGTCAGGTCAGCGGGAGGCTCAATTCAAATACCTCTGCCTCCAATACAAAAACAAGCAATCCTTTGACTTCACCCCTTATTTCCTATTATCCAGTGATCAATCATCTCTCCATTAA
- a CDS encoding sterol desaturase family protein: MTKKVVQFSIYPTVIIGCFAVYHLLRLTELPIQLSTYIAVFLGAFLVTGLECIFPHRNEWAPGRTDVGSDFTFMVVVQIVLPKLLSFFVAITLLRQLPSIESLNGIWPHGWPLALQAVIMLATADLFRYLLHRTSHEWSEPLWRLHAVHHSPHKLYWLNVGRFHPIEKSIQFLLDALPFILLGVSEEVLALYFVFYAVNGFFQHCNIDVKLGLLNYLISGPELHRWHHSRLPHESNKNYGNNLIIWDVLFRSRYLPADREVQTLGLLNRDYPLDFLHQMQTPFIKGADQPGIPED, translated from the coding sequence ATGACAAAAAAAGTCGTTCAATTTAGTATCTATCCGACAGTTATCATCGGTTGCTTTGCTGTTTATCACCTCTTAAGACTGACTGAATTACCTATCCAGTTGAGCACTTACATCGCAGTATTTCTGGGGGCCTTCCTTGTCACCGGCCTGGAATGCATTTTTCCACACCGCAATGAGTGGGCTCCAGGAAGGACCGATGTTGGAAGCGACTTCACTTTCATGGTCGTTGTTCAGATTGTTTTGCCGAAATTACTTTCATTTTTCGTTGCAATCACACTGCTAAGGCAATTGCCATCGATTGAATCCCTCAATGGCATCTGGCCGCATGGATGGCCATTGGCATTGCAAGCGGTGATCATGCTGGCCACGGCTGATTTATTCCGCTATCTGTTGCACCGGACTAGTCACGAATGGAGTGAACCCTTGTGGAGGTTGCATGCTGTGCACCATTCGCCGCACAAACTTTATTGGCTCAACGTGGGTCGCTTTCATCCCATCGAAAAATCGATCCAGTTTCTTCTGGATGCGCTTCCTTTTATTTTGCTGGGAGTGTCCGAGGAAGTCCTTGCGCTGTATTTTGTTTTTTATGCCGTCAATGGCTTCTTCCAACATTGCAATATTGATGTGAAACTGGGCCTCCTCAATTACTTGATCAGCGGTCCCGAACTCCACCGTTGGCATCACTCCAGGTTACCGCACGAATCTAATAAAAACTACGGAAACAACCTCATTATCTGGGACGTGCTTTTCCGGTCCCGTTACCTTCCAGCAGACCGGGAAGTTCAAACACTGGGACTGCTAAACCGGGACTATCCCTTGGATTTTCTGCACCAGATGCAAACGCCTTTTATCAAAGGTGCCGACCAACCGGGAATTCCTGAGGATTAA
- a CDS encoding CopG family transcriptional regulator, protein MQTTLRIDDQLYRKAKMEAAREGISLTKYLEDSLRRRLDQGSASVAGEWNLRVCEGKAPYPSGEDLKKSIEAVLLEDDLQKLGSA, encoded by the coding sequence ATGCAAACAACCTTGCGCATTGATGACCAGCTTTACCGCAAGGCTAAAATGGAAGCTGCACGGGAAGGTATTTCTTTAACGAAATATCTTGAGGACAGCCTTCGTAGACGACTTGACCAGGGTTCGGCCAGCGTGGCTGGCGAATGGAATCTCCGGGTATGCGAAGGCAAGGCTCCCTATCCATCCGGCGAGGATTTGAAGAAGTCCATTGAAGCGGTTTTGCTGGAAGACGACTTGCAGAAATTGGGAAGTGCCTAG
- a CDS encoding PIN domain-containing protein, producing the protein MALYIPDANILLNALRKDAPCHKVCRSWLQARARQGDSIGLTEVVEISLLRIGTHPKILSMPSSDVLAFWNEDLWSYKGVSRLAPGSRHSEIFSKLLSQLELSGNDVNDAWLAAIAMENQATLVSLDQGFSRFKQLSWLDPSI; encoded by the coding sequence ATGGCACTTTACATTCCAGATGCCAATATCTTGTTGAATGCACTGCGGAAGGATGCGCCTTGCCACAAAGTTTGTCGGTCCTGGTTGCAGGCGCGGGCCAGGCAGGGTGATTCGATTGGACTGACCGAAGTGGTGGAAATCTCTCTTCTCCGTATCGGAACCCACCCGAAAATTCTATCTATGCCGTCAAGTGATGTCCTGGCGTTCTGGAATGAAGACCTGTGGTCATATAAAGGAGTCTCCCGCTTGGCACCTGGATCCCGTCATTCCGAAATCTTTTCAAAGCTCCTAAGCCAGCTGGAACTGAGTGGAAACGATGTGAACGACGCGTGGTTGGCGGCTATTGCCATGGAAAACCAGGCGACTTTGGTTAGCCTCGATCAGGGCTTTTCACGATTCAAGCAACTGAGTTGGCTGGATCCGTCTATATGA